TGATTGCAACAGCACACTCGTCCTGGTTTAGTGGCGGGAGTGTGCCATCAGGTGAATATCTCTGCTGGTAAGCAATCAGAGAACACCAAACTTGGATCCAATTCCTCTGGGTGCAAGTTTCTTCGAGTTTCTGATTCCCATTTGGATATAGCCCACTTCTGAACATCTTTAATTATGCGATACGATCTCCTATGAAGAATCCTGTTGTGAGCCGAAGAATGCCTCTTAAATCTCCTCCAGGCAGATAACCAAGGCTGATCAGGAGGGTTGGTCACATACAGCCGGGGGAGGGATATGCCTGTGAAGGAGTTCCAGGATGCGATTGGTAAAGTTTGCTTGGCTGTTCACGTCCCTCTGGAACAAGGCATTCCAGTCAGTTGTTCGTAGTTGTACATGGAGGCCCCGGCCAATTCTCCCTTGTCTTAAAAGCCAGGTTGAGTGAGTAGATTCTATCCCTGGATATgtcgggatagccagtgtagtaaaGACAGCTTGGCGGGCGCATGAACCCACATATCCCACAGAGATCTGGCGTGAATTTAGTTTTCATGCATGCCAGTTAACACAGGATCTAACCTGGTATATGAGTTAGCAAGTTCACAGTATTTTCTCGATTAATAACTGCTAAGagtacgtggtggaggtggggtccctcgattgtttcaagcgcgggttggacaagtatatgagtgggattgggtggttataaataggagctgcctcgtatggcccaataggccttctgcagttgcctttgttcttatgttcttatgttcttaagagtaCATCAACATCCCTCTTGTGGGAGATTCTGGTTAAGGTCTCTCCCCAATTACAAAGTGCTGGTAGTTAAGTTTCATTAGTACGAAGTCAAGATTTTCTATCAGGAAATGGACTTCGGAAGCGCCCCCTGTCACTGAGAGCTGTATACATTGCCCATGAAACTATTGAGGTTCCAGGATTGTATGCAAATTTTGAAGAGCTAATTTCCAGATAAACAGGAATGAGATAAACTTTATCTCACATCAATTGGTTGGACGTGGGCAGATTTACCCAAACAAGCTACAGCTTCCCcaatcaccccccacccccttccttccctccctcccatatTTCTTCTTCCCTCTCAtattcctccttcccttcctccatccaatcttctctctctctctctctctctctctctctctctctctctctctctctctctctctctctctctctctctctctctctctctctctctctctctctctctctctctctctctacccgtaCAGGAAAAGTATAACAATTCCTAGGAATTTTTAGCTCATTCAAAAACGTGCCCATAAAACTTGATTTATTATGAGAAAATTCCATAAATGCATATTTTATTGAGTGTTCTTATAGGTTTATATTGAGTATAGGGTGAGGCTGGGAGTCATATGTGGACCCCAGATACAGGGTGATGCTGGGGTCATATGTGGACCCCAGCTACAGGGGTAATGCTGGGGGTCATATGTGGACCCCAGCTACAAGCGTGAGGCTGGGGTCATATGTGGACCCCAGCTACAAGGGTGAGGCTGGGGTCATCTGTGGACCCCAGCTACAAGGGTGATACTGGGGTCCTATGTGGACCCCAGCTACAGGGGTGATACTGGGGTCATATGTGGACCCCAGCTACAGGATGCTACTCAccctaccttgcggttaccttccgGGGATCCagatcccagcggcccggtctctaGCCAGGCCTCCTGAGAGAGATGTTTCCGGATATTTTAGTGTTCGGAATATACGGAAAGCGAGGAATAAATGGCCGGTTACGGAGTGTTGACCTTCTAGACAATACTCCCAatatcctgtcctcacacttgatcCCTTGCATTTATTCGTACGAAACAGACCAATCCGTTAATAATGCGACGGATTAATAATAACCAATGCACCATAAAACTGACGTTATCAATACATCGGCCCCGATAAGCGCTTCTGGTTAAACCGTCACATAATGGACGGTTTGGTCAAGAGACAGAACGTGAGGAATTTAACGTATTTTTGCATACAATGAAAGGAAGGAAttgcgactatataacactgggaaggggtcaggataaggatttgggatgggacggggggaaaggaatggtgccccaaccactttgggacggtcgggattgaacgccgacctgcatgaagcgagaccgtcgctctaccgtccagcccaagtggttggtcatcCATGTGGAGAGTGGGGTAACCTTGGCAACCGCCATGCTGTACATGACAGATATAAGAGTATCGAACTATTTCCCGGAATAAAGCGAGACGTCTCGTTGCTTCACTTCGTTTTCAATCTTCGTCGAAAAGTCTACCTACGatcttgtattattattattattattattatctctcGGTCTTATCTATCTCTGTCTtctctccttttctttctctctctctctctctctctctctctctctctctctctctctctctctctctctctctctctctctctctctctctctctctctctgtctctctttatctaccctctctctctctctctctctctctctctctctttatctaccctctctctctctctctcctctgaaaGGGGAGTTAGTAAAATGTATAAAGTCGAAAGAGGATTTTCTGCTCGTCAGTTTTAAAGGAAATCTTCGCTATTTTTCTACCATTTTAGAGACTGTTGCTTCAGGCTGTCTGGACCAGTAATTGTCCACCGGTGGACTGCCTCAGTCCTTGTCCTGCAacatgcatattatatatatatatatatatatatatatatatatatatatatatatatatatatatatatatatatatatatatatatatatatatatatatatatttatatatctgtgtgtgtgtggagagagagagacagacagacagacagacagacagacagacagacagacagacagacagacagacagacagacagacagacagacagacagagaacgaAAACGACAAAAAGAGCAACTCAATTAACGAGGTCTTGAGCGACTGAACGAGCCTGTCCCAGCCAAAATAGTTCCCCGGTTGAAAAGCCTCAAGGGAAATAAATTTTAAGAATGAGAAATAAATgagaagaatgagaggaaacCGGAGAAGGAACGAAGGTGGTGAGGAAATGTGGGGTTAAGTTAGCTaacgaggggggggagggggttaaggTAGTTaacgcggtgggggggggggttgaggtagTTACCAAGGGGGGGATTAACTAATTTACGCCCATTTACGAATGGTATGAGTTCATTAAAGAGGGTGTTCAATCAGTTAACGAGATGGTTGAGATAGTTAACAATCGGGTTGAGTTAGTTAAcgtcctctctcccctcttctttcccctcctcctcctcctcctcctcctcctcctgttcctcctcctccctctcattcCATCTACTCTCTACCCTGGGTCAGAAGCCACACACTTGAATCTAccgtaaaaaaaataatatacatTATTAGTAGAGAAGCAAACACCTTCTACTTCTCCTTTCTACTTCTCTTCCTGTCTACTTCCCAAAATATTGCATCCCAAGAGCCTCACGTGAGAGCAGTAAGAGGCAATATACACGTGAACACGTAGCAATAACCGCAAGCAAGCAACCAAAGGAAGATGGAAAGAGATAAACGCAGATAAATGGGGCAATAAGTAAAAGTCAGGGAGTGGGAGAAATCAGAAAAGATAATGGGACGCTGGTTTCAACAGAGGAAGAAAATAGGACTTTTTCAACAGAGGAAGAAAATAGGACTTTTCAACAGAGGAAGAAAATAGGACTTTTCAACAGTGAAAGAAAATAGGACTTTTCAACAGTGAAAGAAAATAGGACTTTTCAACAGTGAAAGAAAATAGGACTTTTCAACATTGGAAGAAAATAGGACTTTTCAACAAAGGAATAAAATAGGACTTTTCAACAGAGGAAGAAAATAGGACTTTTCAACAAAGGAAGAAAATAAGACTTTTCAACAGAGGAAGAAAATAGGACTTTTCAACAGTGAAAGAAAATAGGACACACGTTTCAACAGCGGAAGAAAAAAATGAGCCCAAACAGATGAAATTTAGAAGAAATATTAGCGGATATTTGCAAGCGAACGAAGACTCGCTCCCAACAGAATCTTACCGAAATTTCAAGAGATTTcgaaaaataatataatttgctAAACTGACGCCATGTGTTTgcgatatattttatatttatatataaacatttaCTTAATTCGTCTACCGACACTAGCTATGTgatatataatacatgatatacatatatacataattcGGTAAGTTTTGAGCATCGTAAAAACagctaaaaaaaattattaggaAAATTCcaaatagatgcaataaagcttaGCTTATTTCAGAGTTaaggggactgagctatgaagaaagactgagagcttaaaatacaataatcaaggaatacagtatattatctactctgacactgaaaaagttctttctgtctctgtggctcatttgggtactaagcctgcgtccccttgttcgagtaccacccgtgttaaataatacatccttgtccaccctgttaatttctctgagaattttgtatgtggtgatcatttctccacgagctcttctgtcttctagcgacgtgaggtgcagttcaagtagcctttcctcataactcatgcctcttatgtgtgtgtgtgtgtgaactttttcagtgtcagagtagttaataaatggaatgcattaggcagtgatgtggtggaggctgactccatacacagtttcaaatgtagatatgacagagcccaataggctcaggaacctgtacaccagttgattgacagttgagaggcgggaccaaagagcagaagcacaacccccgcaagcacatctaggtgactacacacacacacagaaacacaccaAGCtacggggcctggtagcctggtggatagcgcgcagggctcgtaattctgtggtgcgggttcgattcccgcaccaggcagaaacaaatgggcaaagtttctttaaccctaaatgcccctgttacctagcagtaaataggtgcctgggagtcagtctgctgtcaagggctgcttcctggtgtgtgtgtgtgtgtgtgtgtgtggggggagagagagaaaaaaaaaagtagttagtaaacagttgattgacagttgagaggcgggccgaaagagcaaagctcaacccccgcaaaaacacaactaggtgaacacaactaggtgaatacacacacacacacacacactagcgatACATCAGTTTAATCGAGTATAGCATTACTAACCCACCAACCATTCACCCAAAGCCATGATACATAGCTGACAGCTTCAGCCATGGACAACAAAAAAAAGACTGAAAGGTTTTTTTGGAggtggtcaatatatatatatatatatatatatatatatatatatactcttggCATCAATATGTTATTGATTACCCTTAATTGCTGCACAGCTCAATAGCCTGGCTATCAGACGTAAGAGACCCTCCATCAACCACACATCACAAGGCAATATTAATATGTAGCATTGATGCCCCCATACATATATACTTGACatgtggaaaatccacagagaaatggaaaagaaagatgaacgtttcggccattTCTGGCCCTTTGACAACACCGGACTGACAACATATTGTGTATTTAATGACTAATTAAAGGGAATAACATTGAAGAATTTATTAATACGACGTATCGGGTATATTTTTTTAGATCTATTAGATTTATTACGAAAATGGTAAACCTGTATACTTAATGGTTTAGTTTACACGTTTGAATCACCAATCAGGTTGATGCAGCATCAACTGGGGGTTCAAAAATAATGTAACTACACAcactaattatatataattaaatataattgaagataattatatatatatatatatatatatatatatatatatatatatatatatatatatatatatatatatatatatatatatatatatatataactgaagccACTTTTAATGGCATGTGATTATCTCTCAATCGGTTTGCTGTAGAAGTTTCTTTTAAGTCTTTTTAGAGATAATAACAATCAAAATTCCTTGCGATATCAGTTAAACAAATTCTTATATCAACAATAAAGTTTTCTGCGATATCAATTACAAAATTCCTTGCGATATCAGTTAAAAAAATTCTTATATCAACGACAAAGTTTTCTGCGATAACAACTATAAAATTCCTTGTGACATcagttaaaaaaaatattataaaaacGACAAAGTTTTCTGCGATATCAACTACAAAATTCCTTACGAAATcagttaaaaaaaatattataaaaacGACAAAGTTTTCTGCGATAACAACTATAAAATTCCTTGCGATAtcagttaaaaaaaaacattataaaaacgaCAAAATTTTCTGCGATATCAACTACAAAATTCCTTGCGATATCAGTCAAAAAATTCTTATATCAACGACAAAGTTTTCTGCGATATCAACTATAAAATTCCTTGCGATATCagttaaataaaattattatatcaACGACAAGGTTTTCTGCGATATCAAATCCAAAGTTCCTTGCGACATTAAATCCAAAGTTCCTTACGATATCAAATACAAGATTCCTTGCCAAATCAACCAGATTAAGTTAAattaggttaaggtaggttaagttagagtaggttaggttagttttagataagttaaataaggttaagttaggtaaggttgagTTAGATAAGATAAAATTAGGTTAGGCTGAGTTAGAtaagataaagttaggttagtttgtgtTAGGTAAAGTTTACATGTTCAGAGTCACATATAAAGTCATTACATGTGACTTTGAATTCATTCCCACCATTACATGTGACTTTGAATTCATTCGCACCATTACATGTGACTTTGAATTCATTTGCACCATTACATGTGACTTTGAATTCATTCGCACCATTACATGTGACTCTAAACTCATTCGTACCATTACATATGACTCTAAACTCATTCGTACCATTACATATGACTCTAAACTCATTCGCACCATTACATGTGACTCTAAACTCATTCGTACCATTACATGTGACTCTAAACTCATTCGTACCATTACATATGACTCTAAACTCATTCGCACCATTACATGTGACTCTAAACTCATTCGTACCATTACATATGACTCTAAACTCATTCGTACCATTACATATGACTCTAAACTCATTCGCACCATTACATGTGACTCTAAACTTACTTCAACCATTACATATGACTCTAAACTCACTTCAACCATTACATATGACTCTAAACTCATTCGCACCATTACATATGACTCTAAACTTACTTCAACCATTACATGTGACTCTAAACTTACTCTCACCCTTACACGTGACTGACACCTGGCTCATCCATTACACGGTTGAATGATTCACTGTGACGGATGAGCCATTCAGACAATGAATGACTCTAATGACAAATGTAGCCGTGTCCACGAGATGAATTGGCATTGATCACGTTCCTACGGTAGGCCAGACTTACCTATGAAGGCCAGATTTACCTATGGAGACCAGACTTACCTTCGGAGGCCAGACTTACCTACGGACTTACCTCAATCTCATCCATCACTTGAGTGTCTCGCAGCAGCTAAATGTAGCAGAATGCAGATACATTTTCATATAGATTAAATGTCAACAGAAAACAGGGCCAGGAAacgatggatataaattggataggttcagattcaggaaagacctgggtaaatactggtttagacACCCGGTTTGTGATTTGTGCAGTAAATAACCGCTAAtatgattggttaggttaggttatttgctGCAGACATTGTTTAACAGACGTTGGATTGCTATAAGTTTAGGTTAGACATATGAATGAGATTGCTTGGACgaaatataggagctgcctcgtattggccaataggagctgcctcgtatgggccaataggagctgcctcgtgtggaccaataggagttgcctcgtatgggccaataggagctgcctcgtatggaccaataggagttgcctcgtatggcccaataggagctgcctcgtatgggccaataggagctgcctcgtatggaccaataggagttgcctcgtatggaccaataagagctgtctggtatggaccaataggagctgtctcgtatggaccaataggagcttcctcgtattggccaataggagctgcctcgtattggccaataggagctgcctcgtatggaccaataggagctgcctcgtattggccaataggagctgcctcgtatggcccaataggagctgcctcgtatggaccaataggagctgcctcgtatgggccaataggagctgcctagtatggaccaataggagctgcctcgtatggaccaataggagctgtctcgtatggaccaataggagttgcctcgtatggaccaataagagctgtctggtatggaccaataggacctgcctcgaATAGCCAACTAACCTGCAATAATTCCTACCAATAAAACTAACTTACTATAAAAAGCTaacaataaaaatatatttcaaaTAACCCCCAGTAATAAAGAAATGTCTCCTTGTTTTATTAACAAGGAGACATTTTATTAGTATGGTAATAACTTGTTTTATTAATatggaaaaaaaatgaaatggtCTCAAAGTAATAATATATCCTTTGGGGGGCACTTCCAAGAGGGATTAAGATGGAAAACCCGCAAGGCATTTTAcctgggggggaggaggaggggtaatAGACCCCCTTACCCCTTAgttcctctctct
The window above is part of the Procambarus clarkii isolate CNS0578487 chromosome 84, FALCON_Pclarkii_2.0, whole genome shotgun sequence genome. Proteins encoded here:
- the LOC138358602 gene encoding mucin-22-like, yielding MFRVTYKVITCDFEFIPTITCDFEFIRTITCDFEFICTITCDFEFIRTITCDSKLIRTITYDSKLIRTITYDSKLIRTITCDSKLIRTITCDSKLIRTITYDSKLIRTITCDSKLIRTITYDSKLIRTITYDSKLIRTITCDSKLTSTITYDSKLTSTITYDSKLIRTITYDSKLTSTITCDSKLTLTLTLRDAMEAAKTALVHMEAAKTALVHMEAAKTALVHMEAAKTALVHMEAAKTALVHMEAVKTALVHMEAAKTALVHMEVAKTALVHMEAAKTALVHMEAAKTALVHMEAAKTALVHMEAAKTALVHMEAVKTALVHMEAAKTALVHECLPYDAS